ATTTACATTTTCTAATTGGTCTAAAAACTCTTTTATATCAGAAGGACATTTATCATCTGGATAATAGTTTTTATACCACTCTCCAGGAGATTCACTTATTATGTCTCCATAAAAATGTAAATCTGCACTATTTTCAGTTTGATTTTTTATTTCTAATTTCCCTTCAATATTGCCCTTTTTATCTTTAAATTCTATTTTGCTCAACCTTCTCACCCCCTTTCTGATTTAACAATAGTGGTAAATCTTTAATAGCAATTAAATCCCTACTTACCATTAAGTCATCTCCTCCTTGTTTAGGTGGCATATCTTCTAGCATTCTAACCTCATTAGGAGTAAGACCAGCACTTCTAATCATTTTAAAGTAAAATTCACCTCTAGTTCTCATATCTGCTCTAGCAAATCCATTTAAATTGAATTTTACTTCGTATCCTTTATGTTTTTGTTTTTCACTTAAACATTTTTTATTAAATTCTTGCTCATACATCCTTGCTATTGGCAGTACTGTATCAACTAAAAATTCTAAATCTCCTTGTTCTGCACTTGCATAAGTTACATTTTTAGCTTGAAGTTTATGAGGTGGTATATTAAATACCCTAGCTACTCTAGATACTGTTATCTCTTCAACCTCAAATATTTTAGGATCTATTGATGATCTATCTTTTAATTCTTCTAATGATTTTCCATTATCAAGATAGATAATTCCTTTTTTCATGTAGCTTTCGATTAATGTATGGTATTCAGCTAATTTAATAGGATCTATATTCCCATTTACTTTAAATGCATATCTAAAATTAACACTATTTTGAAGTTGTTCAAGGCTTAATTCTTTTACACTTTTATCATAATTAAGAGTATTGCTTAAAACCGATATAGGGCTTATTCCATTTGCTCCATCTGTACTAATATGGCTAACATCTATTATATGTCTATTATGGAAATAATCATCACCATTTTT
Above is a genomic segment from Romboutsia lituseburensis containing:
- a CDS encoding phage portal protein, whose product is MGIISWAKGLFFKTPSIDFLQRGSRAFSFSNGELANNETIFAAITMLSNAIASAPISLRQGYDKVKPLDDNFSKLLRDGPNSNMSTFKFIRLMETIRNVKGNAYAIKEYDYYGDISSIWVLDSDFVTPIIDTDTKELWYRISTKNGDDYFHNRHIIDVSHISTDGANGISPISVLSNTLNYDKSVKELSLEQLQNSVNFRYAFKVNGNIDPIKLAEYHTLIESYMKKGIIYLDNGKSLEELKDRSSIDPKIFEVEEITVSRVARVFNIPPHKLQAKNVTYASAEQGDLEFLVDTVLPIARMYEQEFNKKCLSEKQKHKGYEVKFNLNGFARADMRTRGEFYFKMIRSAGLTPNEVRMLEDMPPKQGGDDLMVSRDLIAIKDLPLLLNQKGGEKVEQNRI